In a genomic window of Candidatus Paceibacterota bacterium:
- a CDS encoding sigma-70 family RNA polymerase sigma factor: MDPKEKAEVRLLELEAEKAKVYPNREEMAALNIRRIAGDDKAREEMIMRNQKLAHWFAAKTVPPNTPDYDDAFQAGMLGIMEAVDRFDHTKGANFGTYAVWWIRQKVYRQKANTGQTIRIPVGVGQQVRKVKAIAFRLQEQLGEKPSLEQIAEETGLSVSKISKLFRVTMTTQSLDEPIELGDGDAADLYKMTPDHKAHMPSDTAAIKDDCRRAAQMMKGLYEYVCDLYGDVASSSSSRIFFTKNGLFGYGPSRTLEETASEFGVTRERVRKKQLHRKYLGTSLHPCPPIRNQQVT, from the coding sequence ATGGACCCCAAAGAAAAAGCGGAAGTCCGTCTCCTTGAATTGGAGGCAGAAAAGGCAAAGGTATATCCGAACCGAGAGGAAATGGCGGCACTGAACATCCGGCGCATCGCGGGTGATGACAAAGCTCGAGAAGAGATGATCATGCGCAATCAAAAACTCGCGCATTGGTTTGCGGCAAAAACTGTCCCACCAAACACTCCAGACTACGATGATGCCTTTCAAGCTGGCATGTTGGGTATTATGGAGGCAGTGGATCGTTTCGACCACACGAAGGGAGCAAACTTCGGCACTTATGCTGTATGGTGGATTCGTCAAAAAGTTTACCGCCAGAAAGCCAATACCGGACAAACCATCAGAATCCCTGTAGGGGTAGGCCAGCAGGTCAGAAAGGTCAAGGCTATTGCTTTTCGTCTGCAAGAACAATTGGGAGAAAAGCCGAGCCTCGAACAAATTGCCGAGGAGACGGGTCTTTCCGTTTCTAAAATCAGCAAACTCTTCAGAGTGACGATGACAACCCAAAGCCTCGATGAGCCAATCGAGCTTGGAGATGGAGATGCGGCCGATCTCTACAAAATGACACCAGATCACAAGGCTCACATGCCAAGTGATACGGCAGCCATCAAAGACGACTGCCGAAGGGCGGCGCAAATGATGAAGGGTCTCTATGAGTATGTTTGCGACCTCTATGGAGATGTGGCCTCTAGCAGCTCAAGCAGGATTTTCTTCACCAAAAATGGTCTCTTCGGCTACGGCCCGAGTAGGACTTTGGAGGAAACCGCTAGTGAATTTGGTGTTACTCGGGAACGTGTCCGCAAAAAACAACTCCATCGAAAGTATCTTGGAACGTCTTTGCACCCTTGTCCGCCAATCAGGAACCAACAAGTCACCTGA